The Chitinophagales bacterium genome has a segment encoding these proteins:
- a CDS encoding phosphatase PAP2 family protein encodes MKQFILLLFSLITLQHFTFAQKHESEVYKFKLGVDIPVATLTIGTAIPSFILQKKAKPLSYDEINALKISDINKFDRSAVYRYNHKAEVSSDVFQYASMVSPALLFADKKVRQDWKYILPMWIETFALTTTLTSLTKLTVKRKRPYVYNPDLPIEQKVSSNATASFFSGHTSISAASTFFVAKVYADYHPDSKWKPLMWTGAAIIPAITGLCRYGAGKHFFTDVIVGYAIGSAIGIGIPQLHKIKQKKD; translated from the coding sequence ATGAAACAATTTATACTACTACTCTTTAGCTTAATTACGCTTCAACACTTTACTTTTGCACAAAAGCATGAATCGGAAGTTTATAAATTTAAATTAGGTGTAGATATTCCTGTTGCTACATTGACTATTGGTACTGCTATTCCGTCTTTCATCTTACAAAAAAAAGCAAAACCATTGAGCTATGATGAAATTAATGCTTTAAAAATTTCAGACATTAATAAATTTGATCGTTCTGCTGTTTATAGATACAATCATAAAGCTGAAGTTAGTAGTGATGTTTTTCAGTACGCATCAATGGTGAGTCCTGCTCTTTTATTTGCAGATAAAAAGGTAAGACAAGATTGGAAATATATTTTACCTATGTGGATTGAGACATTTGCTTTGACAACGACTTTAACTTCATTAACTAAGTTAACTGTAAAACGAAAACGACCTTATGTGTATAATCCAGATTTACCAATTGAGCAGAAAGTAAGTAGTAATGCTACTGCTTCATTTTTTTCTGGACATACCAGTATAAGTGCAGCGAGTACTTTTTTTGTAGCAAAGGTTTATGCCGATTATCATCCTGATTCGAAGTGGAAACCTTTAATGTGGACAGGAGCTGCCATTATTCCTGCAATAACTGGTTTGTGTAGATATGGTGCTGGCAAACATTTTTTTACTGATGTTATTGTTGGTTATGCTATTGGAAGTGCTATTGGCATTGGTATTCCGCAGTTACATAAGATTAAACAGAAGAAGGATTGA
- a CDS encoding acyltransferase, whose amino-acid sequence MEKHQTHRKFGLDIVRSIAILFVVFGHAATIFNPLIKIPVFRIFMGKLLAIAQILAFVGVELFFVLSGYLISKIIYHYFLRKDFKFNTIFSFWIRRWLRTLPNYYLLLIINIILFIFILKYFNFDWRYLFFLQNIWQPHPVFFKEAWSLAIEEWFYILLPILLFILIKLNQSLKRAMLITCLVLIAISFSVKVFYAFHFHYNNFDEYFRKIVLLRFDNLAIGILCYFVQLHYSNFWHRNKKLLFFIGIAIVTSSIVGFYYLAYQHNFYGYHHNTIVYHYCNIFWLSILGIGIACIFPLMENLSTTKHKFIHLFFTTTAKISYAMYLLNIPIYFLLFRYLLKVPSTISSALIAITIYYSVLYTASYLLYHFFELRILTYRDKYFPNKH is encoded by the coding sequence TTGGAAAAACATCAAACACATAGAAAATTTGGATTGGATATTGTAAGAAGTATAGCCATTCTCTTTGTAGTTTTTGGTCATGCAGCCACAATATTTAATCCACTAATTAAAATTCCTGTGTTTAGAATTTTTATGGGAAAATTATTAGCCATTGCTCAAATTTTAGCTTTTGTTGGCGTGGAGTTATTTTTTGTACTGAGTGGATATTTAATTAGTAAAATAATATATCATTATTTTTTAAGGAAAGATTTTAAGTTCAATACTATTTTTTCTTTTTGGATAAGACGATGGTTAAGAACGCTTCCTAATTATTATTTGCTATTAATTATTAATATCATTTTATTTATATTTATTTTAAAATACTTTAATTTTGATTGGCGTTACTTATTTTTCTTACAAAACATTTGGCAACCACATCCTGTATTTTTTAAAGAAGCATGGAGTTTAGCCATAGAAGAATGGTTTTATATACTACTTCCAATATTATTATTTATATTAATAAAACTTAATCAATCATTAAAAAGAGCTATGCTAATAACTTGTTTAGTTTTAATTGCAATTAGCTTTAGTGTTAAAGTTTTTTACGCTTTTCATTTTCACTATAACAATTTCGATGAATACTTTAGAAAAATTGTACTGCTACGATTTGACAATTTAGCTATTGGTATTTTGTGTTATTTTGTTCAATTACACTATTCTAATTTTTGGCACCGAAATAAAAAGCTGCTCTTTTTTATTGGAATAGCTATTGTTACTTCAAGTATTGTTGGATTTTACTATTTAGCATATCAGCATAATTTTTATGGTTATCATCATAACACAATCGTTTACCATTATTGTAATATATTTTGGCTAAGTATTCTAGGTATTGGTATTGCTTGTATTTTTCCTTTGATGGAAAATTTAAGTACTACAAAACACAAATTTATTCATTTATTTTTTACTACTACTGCAAAAATATCGTATGCTATGTATTTGCTAAATATTCCAATCTATTTTCTACTTTTTAGATATCTGTTGAAAGTACCAAGTACTATTAGTAGTGCATTAATTGCTATAACAATATACTATTCAGTACTTTATACAGCTTCTTACTTGCTTTATCATTTCTTTGAACTTCGGATATTAACATATCGTGATAAATATTTTCCTAATAAACATTAA
- a CDS encoding outer membrane beta-barrel protein yields MHTINIWHKHHIHSRKVIVFIAILFLSVASFAQKYAYENDMKFAKKPYHFGIHLATNYSDFRIRHSEAFATSDSVAAVGSDYKIGFEIGALFSWHINKYVEVRTLPTFVFADKNLNYQFTDETRTDLKISQIYYEMPFEMKFKSEAIKNFKVYLVGGLKYGYDLGANLKNRKFIDLPKQKAHDLAANYGFGFEFHFPFFILSPEFKVSNSLLNMHINNDALIYSKMINRLGNRSFQFSINFEG; encoded by the coding sequence ATGCATACCATTAACATTTGGCATAAGCACCATATACATAGCAGAAAAGTAATTGTTTTTATAGCAATATTATTTCTGTCAGTTGCATCTTTTGCACAAAAGTATGCTTATGAAAATGACATGAAGTTTGCTAAAAAACCATATCACTTTGGTATTCATTTAGCTACAAATTATAGTGATTTCAGAATTCGTCATAGCGAAGCTTTTGCTACTAGCGATAGTGTTGCAGCTGTTGGCTCTGATTATAAAATTGGTTTTGAAATTGGTGCTTTATTTAGTTGGCATATCAATAAGTATGTAGAAGTAAGAACACTACCAACCTTTGTTTTTGCTGATAAAAACCTAAACTATCAATTTACAGACGAAACAAGAACAGATTTAAAAATATCTCAGATTTATTACGAAATGCCTTTTGAAATGAAATTCAAATCAGAAGCCATAAAAAACTTTAAAGTATACTTAGTTGGTGGATTGAAATATGGTTACGACTTGGGTGCTAATTTAAAGAATAGAAAGTTTATAGATTTACCAAAACAAAAAGCACACGATTTAGCAGCTAATTATGGTTTTGGATTCGAGTTCCATTTTCCATTCTTTATACTTAGTCCAGAATTTAAAGTATCTAACTCATTGTTAAATATGCACATCAATAACGATGCCTTAATTTATAGCAAAATGATTAACCGACTAGGCAATAGATCTTTCCAATTCTCCATTAATTTTGAAGGTTAA
- the ubiE gene encoding bifunctional demethylmenaquinone methyltransferase/2-methoxy-6-polyprenyl-1,4-benzoquinol methylase UbiE — MEKEIKPYNTAAGKKEEVTNMFNNVAGTYDFLNHFLSLGIDNLWRKKLVKLMKQQQPKQILDVATGTADLALAMLKLNPEKITGIDISENMLAVGKKKLQEKNINNIELFQADSENLPFDINSFDAVSVSFGVRNFENLIVGLGEMRRVLKDGGKAYILEFSKPKNRFIRAIYFFYFCSVLPFIGKIISKDKNAYSYLPESVKNFPDGKKFVELLQYCNYKNIQCIPLTFGISTIYIAEK, encoded by the coding sequence ATGGAAAAAGAAATTAAACCATATAATACTGCTGCTGGAAAAAAAGAAGAAGTTACTAATATGTTCAATAATGTAGCAGGAACTTACGATTTTTTGAATCATTTTCTATCATTAGGTATTGATAATTTATGGCGAAAAAAGCTAGTAAAACTAATGAAACAACAGCAACCTAAACAAATTTTAGATGTTGCTACAGGCACAGCCGATTTAGCTTTGGCAATGCTTAAACTTAATCCAGAAAAAATTACTGGTATCGATATTTCTGAAAATATGTTGGCTGTTGGAAAAAAGAAATTACAAGAAAAAAATATTAATAATATTGAACTTTTTCAAGCAGATAGCGAAAATTTACCATTCGATATCAATTCATTCGATGCTGTTTCTGTTAGTTTTGGCGTACGAAACTTTGAAAATCTTATTGTAGGTTTAGGCGAAATGAGAAGAGTACTAAAAGATGGTGGCAAAGCATATATACTAGAATTTTCTAAACCAAAGAACAGATTTATTAGAGCCATATACTTTTTTTACTTTTGTAGCGTTTTACCTTTTATAGGAAAAATTATTTCAAAAGATAAAAACGCATACTCATACTTACCAGAATCAGTTAAAAACTTTCCTGATGGCAAGAAATTTGTAGAGTTACTTCAATATTGTAATTATAAAAACATTCAATGCATACCATTAACATTTGGCATAAGCACCATATACATAGCAGAAAAGTAA
- a CDS encoding IS1634 family transposase, translating into MSFLRIEKKSSGTYLRILESYRNDEGKSKHKILHTLGKVEDYKPAQLRAIGIQLFELGGGEVKALLTSDLLELGRYNYGYQYLYQKVLQHYGLQDVFRRIASKNKLQFNFSDAVLLMLLERLQDPCSKHQNYLHQSEYLNLPTVSLHHLYRTLDKLADNQSLIQQQIFQTGRDLFNQKLDVVFYDVTTLYFESEVEQQGKLRQKGFSKDGKIGNTQILFCMLIDTDKNPIGYQIFEGNTYEGHTFEKALIDLKKQYQIEKIIMVADRGMLSKHNIEITKNNGYEFILGERIKSLPKTLQTELTDLASFTKQWIYHDTTGEAIVITYKTVEHDGKTIIVTHSQKRAKKDKQDREDKEATAKILLKNTALITKKASRFYIQQNPKGSYELNEQKLINDAKYDGILAISTNNKTLTATQVLEQYKQLYKIEHTFRTFKAHLEIRPMFHWTDKRIKGHICLCYIAYTLLNYTLQRTNKSGLKLTENTLRTTLNKMQVSLLQHNKEQIYVRSRPTENEIALQRAIGLMPLQPIIPKDKLTL; encoded by the coding sequence ATGTCATTTTTGCGGATAGAGAAAAAATCATCAGGCACGTATTTGCGTATCTTAGAAAGCTATCGAAATGATGAGGGCAAATCAAAGCACAAAATATTACACACACTTGGCAAAGTAGAAGATTATAAACCAGCCCAATTGCGAGCCATCGGTATCCAATTATTTGAGTTAGGTGGTGGCGAAGTAAAGGCATTGCTAACTAGCGATTTGTTAGAATTAGGCAGATACAATTATGGCTATCAATACCTCTACCAAAAAGTATTACAGCATTATGGTTTGCAAGATGTGTTTCGCAGAATAGCCTCAAAAAACAAACTACAATTTAATTTTTCGGATGCTGTTTTGTTGATGCTTTTAGAGCGATTACAAGATCCGTGTAGTAAACATCAAAATTATCTACATCAGTCGGAATATCTTAATTTGCCTACTGTTTCGCTACATCACTTGTATCGAACTTTAGATAAATTAGCCGACAATCAATCGCTCATTCAACAACAAATTTTCCAAACAGGCAGAGATTTATTTAATCAAAAATTGGATGTTGTATTTTATGATGTAACCACTTTGTATTTTGAAAGTGAAGTAGAACAACAAGGCAAACTTAGGCAAAAAGGATTTAGTAAAGATGGCAAAATAGGAAACACACAAATCTTGTTTTGTATGCTCATAGATACTGATAAAAATCCGATTGGTTATCAAATTTTTGAAGGCAATACCTACGAAGGACATACTTTTGAAAAAGCATTAATCGATTTAAAAAAACAATATCAAATAGAAAAAATAATTATGGTAGCAGATAGAGGTATGTTATCGAAACATAACATCGAAATTACCAAAAACAATGGCTACGAATTTATACTTGGCGAACGCATCAAAAGTTTACCTAAAACATTACAAACCGAGCTTACCGATTTAGCTTCTTTTACCAAACAATGGATATACCATGATACAACTGGCGAAGCCATTGTAATTACATATAAAACCGTAGAACACGATGGTAAAACAATCATCGTAACACACAGCCAAAAACGAGCAAAAAAAGACAAACAAGATAGAGAAGACAAAGAAGCTACAGCTAAAATACTATTAAAAAATACAGCTCTAATTACCAAAAAAGCAAGTAGGTTTTATATACAACAAAACCCAAAAGGCAGCTATGAACTGAATGAACAAAAACTAATAAACGATGCAAAGTACGATGGCATTTTGGCTATTAGCACCAACAACAAAACCCTTACAGCAACACAAGTATTAGAACAATACAAACAACTTTATAAAATAGAACACACCTTTAGAACCTTTAAAGCACACTTAGAAATAAGACCCATGTTTCATTGGACAGACAAACGAATTAAAGGACATATTTGTTTATGCTATATCGCTTATACACTATTAAACTACACACTACAAAGAACCAATAAAAGCGGACTAAAACTCACAGAGAATACGCTAAGAACTACGCTAAATAAAATGCAAGTAAGCTTGTTACAACACAATAAAGAGCAAATCTATGTACGTTCAAGACCAACAGAAAACGAAATTGCACTTCAAAGAGCAATAGGTTTAATGCCATTACAACCCATCATTCCAAAAGACAAACTAACACTATAA
- a CDS encoding VWA domain-containing protein, whose protein sequence is MNKIFTLFFCLILTSLSFATSNIIKGYIKDTDTKKAIANVTIELDFSGQQYFALTDSNGFYQIETTVQYIDDNYPIRVSHKDYYELIGFIKVAAVTNRSFSLKSKTVIEEKILDTMPIAIVKEEALEGFADNNWVMLLDVSSSMNETNKMPFLKSGLKDIVNLFRKEDKVAILTFSTATKEILPSTTGTEKTKILNAIDNIKVGGQSQGASAFDNAFQTAKQNYINGGSNRIIICTDGMFTSGKKEYANILKVINKYLQDDIHCSIFLFGEPTPYVQSNIEQLAIAGGGNFAIINSTETAKTAFLKEAKAVKK, encoded by the coding sequence ATGAATAAAATCTTTACACTCTTCTTTTGTTTGATACTAACTTCTTTATCATTTGCAACAAGCAATATAATAAAAGGTTATATTAAAGATACAGATACAAAAAAAGCTATAGCTAATGTTACTATAGAACTTGATTTTAGTGGACAACAATATTTTGCACTTACAGATTCTAATGGTTTTTACCAAATAGAAACTACAGTTCAATATATAGACGACAATTATCCAATTAGAGTAAGTCATAAAGATTACTACGAATTAATTGGATTTATAAAAGTAGCTGCAGTTACCAATCGTAGTTTTTCATTAAAAAGTAAAACGGTAATTGAAGAAAAAATACTAGATACTATGCCTATTGCCATAGTAAAGGAAGAAGCGTTAGAAGGTTTTGCAGATAATAACTGGGTAATGCTACTCGATGTTTCTTCATCGATGAATGAAACCAACAAAATGCCGTTTTTAAAATCTGGTTTAAAAGATATTGTTAATCTATTTAGAAAAGAAGACAAAGTAGCCATACTTACATTCTCTACAGCTACTAAAGAAATATTGCCATCTACTACAGGAACAGAGAAAACTAAAATTCTAAATGCAATAGACAATATAAAAGTAGGCGGACAATCGCAAGGTGCTAGTGCTTTTGATAATGCATTTCAAACAGCCAAACAAAATTACATTAATGGTGGAAGTAACAGAATTATTATTTGTACTGATGGCATGTTTACTTCAGGAAAAAAAGAATATGCCAATATATTAAAAGTCATTAACAAATATTTACAAGACGATATACACTGTTCTATATTTTTATTTGGAGAACCAACACCATATGTGCAATCCAATATAGAACAATTAGCAATAGCAGGTGGTGGTAACTTTGCCATTATTAACTCAACCGAAACAGCTAAAACAGCATTCTTAAAAGAAGCCAAAGCAGTGAAAAAGTAA
- a CDS encoding adenylosuccinate synthase produces MKVDVILGLQWGDEGKGKIVDYLADQYDIIARFQGGPNAGHTLVIDGKKFVLHTIPSGIFRADKLNYIGNGVVIDPITIIKEIHGLEQNGVNVKDRLVISKRANLILPTHRVLDAASEAAKGTAKIGSTLKGIGPTYMDKTGRNGLRIGDILSDNFLEKYNQLKEKHIQLIDVYSFDYDITEDEKRFFEAVELLKNYKQVESVYFINNALQQGKRILAEGAQGSMLDIDFGTYPFVTSSNTITAAVCTGLGVAPSTIGSVIGITKAYCTRVGSGPFPTELNDAVGEQLRKIGGEFGATTGRPRRCGWIDLPALKYTCIINGVTDLVITKADVLNSFNEFGVCTSYEMNGTTTNELPFSLEEQGIKPVVQNFASWGNINREEPINEALKTYVEFIENYLNVKVKFVSNGPEREALIAL; encoded by the coding sequence ATGAAAGTAGATGTAATTTTAGGTTTGCAATGGGGCGATGAAGGTAAAGGAAAAATTGTAGATTATTTAGCAGACCAATACGATATTATTGCAAGGTTTCAAGGTGGACCAAATGCTGGACACACTTTAGTAATTGATGGAAAAAAGTTTGTATTACACACCATTCCATCTGGAATTTTTAGAGCCGACAAACTCAACTATATTGGTAATGGCGTAGTGATTGACCCAATTACTATCATCAAAGAAATTCATGGACTAGAACAAAATGGTGTTAATGTTAAAGATAGATTGGTTATTTCTAAAAGAGCTAATTTAATTTTACCTACACATAGAGTGCTCGATGCAGCTTCAGAAGCAGCTAAAGGCACAGCTAAAATTGGTTCTACACTAAAAGGAATTGGACCAACTTACATGGATAAAACTGGTAGAAATGGTTTGCGAATAGGTGATATTTTATCCGATAATTTTCTAGAAAAATATAATCAGTTAAAAGAAAAACATATCCAATTAATAGATGTGTATAGTTTTGACTACGACATTACTGAAGATGAAAAACGATTTTTTGAAGCTGTTGAACTATTGAAAAACTATAAACAAGTGGAGTCGGTTTACTTTATTAATAATGCACTTCAACAAGGCAAAAGAATTTTAGCAGAAGGTGCTCAAGGTTCTATGCTAGATATAGATTTTGGTACTTATCCATTTGTAACTTCTTCAAATACGATTACTGCTGCAGTGTGTACAGGATTAGGTGTTGCTCCAAGTACTATTGGTTCAGTTATAGGTATTACAAAAGCGTATTGTACTCGAGTTGGTAGTGGTCCTTTTCCTACAGAGTTAAACGATGCAGTAGGAGAGCAGCTTAGAAAAATTGGTGGTGAATTTGGTGCTACTACTGGCAGACCAAGAAGATGTGGTTGGATTGATTTGCCTGCACTTAAATATACTTGCATAATTAATGGCGTTACCGATTTAGTGATTACCAAGGCAGATGTATTGAATAGTTTTAACGAATTTGGAGTGTGTACCAGTTATGAAATGAATGGAACAACTACCAATGAATTGCCTTTTTCATTAGAAGAACAAGGCATCAAACCAGTAGTACAAAATTTTGCTTCTTGGGGAAATATCAACAGAGAAGAACCAATTAACGAAGCATTAAAAACTTATGTCGAGTTTATAGAAAACTACTTGAATGTAAAAGTGAAATTTGTATCTAACGGACCAGAACGAGAAGCACTAATAGCGTTATAG
- a CDS encoding sterol desaturase family protein: MFGFISGLITANAFEWYFHKYVLHGQGKKKASFWRFHWAVHHRTVLKENYEDSDYKQNIFAAWNPQSKEVASLAVAAVAVAPFFPVAPGFVSALWLSQYNYYRVHKKSHLDPEWGYKYLPWHYDHHMAPDQDQNWCVTFPLWDHVMGTRVRYIGTEREKLDIARRARKEAVKASKININMSEN, translated from the coding sequence ATGTTTGGGTTTATTTCAGGATTAATTACAGCAAATGCTTTTGAATGGTATTTTCATAAGTATGTTTTACACGGACAAGGTAAAAAGAAAGCCAGTTTTTGGAGATTTCATTGGGCAGTACATCATAGAACTGTTTTAAAAGAAAATTATGAAGACTCTGATTATAAACAAAATATATTTGCAGCTTGGAATCCACAGAGTAAAGAAGTTGCTTCACTAGCTGTTGCAGCAGTTGCTGTTGCTCCATTTTTTCCAGTAGCACCAGGATTTGTTTCTGCATTATGGTTATCACAGTATAACTATTATAGAGTACACAAAAAATCGCACTTAGATCCTGAATGGGGTTATAAATATTTACCATGGCATTATGATCATCATATGGCACCAGACCAAGACCAAAATTGGTGTGTAACTTTTCCTTTATGGGATCATGTAATGGGAACAAGAGTACGATATATTGGTACTGAAAGAGAAAAATTAGATATTGCGAGAAGAGCTAGAAAAGAAGCGGTTAAAGCTAGCAAAATAAATATTAATATGAGTGAAAACTAA
- a CDS encoding IS110 family transposase, with amino-acid sequence MSKVIGIDISKQTFDVALLDSKTSKWQHHVLENNKLGFKKLCKFISEQSHVVMEASGSYYLQLALYLEMNNIKVSVVNPLVIRRYSQMKLQRAKTDKKDAQTIAMYGIEQNPELWQSQDKEVMELKQLYSTIELLSKQVSQTQHQLEAHTSSGILSSSLKQELNQHIKTLKRRKEKLETRFRLLSEQTYGDTLERLATIPGIGKKTAVMLTVITNNFKKFDNYRQLIAYVGLSPRKYESGTSVRGRGHICKMGQSQIRKLLYMCSWSAKKLNKACIAMYERLIAKGKAERVVKIAIANKLLKQAFAIAKNKEVYNENFMQKVCF; translated from the coding sequence ATGAGTAAAGTTATAGGAATTGACATTAGTAAACAAACATTTGATGTAGCATTATTAGACAGCAAAACTAGTAAATGGCAACATCATGTATTAGAAAACAACAAACTTGGATTTAAAAAGTTATGTAAGTTTATTTCAGAACAGAGTCATGTTGTAATGGAAGCAAGTGGCAGTTATTATCTACAATTAGCTTTGTATTTAGAAATGAATAATATAAAAGTAAGTGTAGTAAATCCTTTGGTTATAAGAAGATACAGTCAAATGAAACTTCAAAGAGCAAAGACAGATAAGAAAGACGCACAAACCATAGCAATGTATGGTATAGAACAAAATCCAGAGTTATGGCAATCTCAAGATAAAGAAGTAATGGAGTTAAAACAACTATATTCCACAATAGAGTTATTAAGTAAACAAGTAAGTCAGACACAACATCAGTTAGAAGCACATACGAGCAGTGGTATACTAAGTTCATCATTAAAGCAAGAACTAAATCAACATATAAAAACCCTAAAAAGAAGAAAAGAAAAATTAGAAACAAGATTTAGATTATTATCAGAACAAACATACGGAGACACTCTAGAGCGTTTAGCAACAATACCAGGTATAGGTAAAAAAACAGCCGTCATGTTAACTGTAATTACCAATAATTTTAAAAAATTTGATAATTATAGACAGTTAATTGCATATGTAGGACTAAGTCCGAGAAAGTATGAATCAGGAACAAGTGTGCGAGGCAGAGGACATATTTGTAAAATGGGACAATCGCAAATAAGGAAGTTATTGTATATGTGTAGTTGGTCAGCCAAGAAACTAAATAAAGCATGTATAGCAATGTATGAAAGATTAATTGCCAAAGGCAAAGCAGAAAGAGTAGTAAAAATAGCAATAGCTAATAAGTTATTAAAACAAGCCTTTGCAATAGCAAAAAATAAAGAAGTATATAATGAAAATTTTATGCAAAAAGTTTGTTTTTAA
- a CDS encoding transglutaminase domain-containing protein, with translation MKNAPFGIDIYLQPTYFVDSDHPDIVRYTKNIVQQERDKTKQAILIYNAVRDQFRYNPYNISLQHKALKASNLLNREKKEGYCIEKACLLNACLRTVDIPSRFRFFNVRNHIGVEKFIDVIKTDVLVFHACSEIYLNENWIKATPAFNKALCDKLGVAPLEFNGIDDSMFQEYSNDGKTEFMEYLKDYGTFHDVPHDMFVMKLQEYYPHFFKKEDDDKCMIK, from the coding sequence ATGAAAAATGCACCTTTTGGAATAGACATTTATTTACAACCTACTTATTTTGTAGATAGCGACCATCCAGATATTGTTAGATATACCAAAAATATAGTACAACAAGAACGAGATAAAACCAAACAAGCCATCTTAATTTACAATGCTGTGCGAGACCAATTTAGATACAATCCGTACAATATTTCCTTGCAACACAAAGCATTAAAGGCAAGTAATCTATTAAATAGAGAAAAGAAAGAAGGATATTGTATTGAAAAAGCATGTCTGCTAAATGCTTGTTTAAGAACTGTTGATATTCCATCTAGATTTAGATTTTTTAATGTACGCAACCATATTGGCGTAGAAAAATTTATAGATGTAATTAAAACAGATGTATTGGTTTTTCACGCTTGTTCTGAAATTTATTTGAATGAAAATTGGATAAAGGCAACACCAGCTTTTAATAAAGCATTGTGCGATAAATTAGGTGTTGCTCCACTAGAATTTAATGGTATTGACGACTCGATGTTTCAAGAATACAGCAACGATGGAAAAACTGAGTTCATGGAGTATCTAAAAGATTATGGCACTTTTCATGATGTACCACACGATATGTTTGTAATGAAACTACAAGAATATTATCCGCATTTCTTCAAAAAAGAAGATGACGATAAATGCATGATTAAATAA
- a CDS encoding YihA family ribosome biogenesis GTP-binding protein: MIQEAQFIGSFPSIEKSIQTLPEFAFIGRSNVGKSSLINLITQRKDLAKVSSTPGKTQMINYFEINKHWHLVDLPGYGYAKLSKKHRASLEKMIKDYIENSSKLYCVFLLIDSSIPPQQIDIDFANYLGEKGIPFIIIFTKSDKNTKGKIQYNIEAFEKILAENWETVPQHFTTSAKNKIGQQVINEFIQQYI, encoded by the coding sequence ATGATACAAGAAGCACAATTTATAGGTTCTTTTCCATCAATAGAGAAGTCGATTCAAACACTGCCAGAATTTGCTTTTATTGGTAGAAGTAATGTAGGAAAGTCTTCTTTAATTAATTTAATTACGCAACGAAAAGACCTAGCAAAAGTTTCTTCTACGCCAGGAAAAACACAAATGATTAATTATTTTGAGATTAATAAACATTGGCACTTAGTAGATTTACCTGGTTATGGCTATGCTAAATTGTCAAAAAAGCACAGAGCTAGTTTAGAAAAAATGATTAAAGATTATATAGAAAATAGTTCTAAATTATACTGTGTTTTTTTATTGATTGATAGTTCTATTCCACCACAACAAATAGATATTGACTTTGCTAATTACTTAGGCGAAAAAGGCATTCCGTTTATTATCATCTTTACAAAATCTGACAAAAATACTAAAGGAAAAATTCAGTACAACATAGAAGCATTTGAAAAAATATTAGCAGAAAATTGGGAAACAGTACCACAACATTTTACTACATCTGCTAAAAATAAAATTGGACAACAAGTAATTAATGAATTTATACAGCAATATATTTAA